From Chiloscyllium punctatum isolate Juve2018m chromosome 36, sChiPun1.3, whole genome shotgun sequence, the proteins below share one genomic window:
- the LOC140460574 gene encoding uncharacterized protein — MVKPEESHTVEKPWKCCDCGRAFHAPSVLEIHRRSHTGERPFSCPECGKGFTCSSHLLDHRRVHTREKPFSCPECGKGFTYSSHLLAHQRVHAGERPFPCSECGKAFSKSSDLLKHQRVHRGERPFSCPECRKAFSDSSTLQRHQWVHTGERPFSCPECRKGFTRSSALLTHLRVHTGEKPFSCPECGMAFSRSSHLLRHQRVHTGERPFSCLQCGKCFTQPSNLLTHQRIHTCEKPFSCPKCGKGFAVSSNLVAHLRVHTGERPFSCPECRKAFSNSSALLRHQRVHTGEKPFSCPECGKGFTRSSTLLTHRRVHTGERPFSCPECRKAFSDSSALLKHQRVHTGERPFSCPECGKRFTFSRNLRKHQRGHQRSQQSDSAADGAMSPPQD, encoded by the coding sequence ATGGTGAAACCAGAGGAATCCCACAccgtggagaaaccgtggaagtgttgCGACTGCGGGAGAGCCTTCCATGCCCCATCTGTCCTGGAGATTCATCGGCGAAGTCACACTGGGGaaaggccattctcctgccccgagtgcgggaaaggctttacctgctcctcccacctgctggaCCACCGCCGAGTCCACACCAGGGagaagccattctcctgccctgagtgtgggaagggcttcacctactcctcccacctgctggcccaccagcgCGTCCACGCCGGGGAAAGGCCCTTCCCCtgctcagagtgtgggaaggccttcagcaaatcctcggacctgctgaagcaccaacgggtccacagaggggagaggccattcagctgccctgagtgcaggaaggccttcagtgattcctctacCCTgcagagacaccagtgggtccacaccggggaaaggccgttctcctgccccgagtgcaggaagggctttacccgctcTTCTGCTCTGCTGACCCATCTGCGGGTCCACACGGGTGAGAAGCCCTttagctgccccgagtgtgggatgGCCTTCAGCAGGTCTTCCCACCTgttgaggcaccagcgggtccacactggggagaggccattctcctgcctccaGTGTGGAAAGTGCTTTACCCAgccctccaacctgctgacccaccagcggatccacacctgTGAGAAACCGTTCTCCtgccccaagtgcgggaagggctttgctGTTTCCTCTAACCTCGTGGCCCATctgcgggtccacacaggggagaggccattcagttgtcccgagtgcaggaaggccttcagcaattcctctgccctgcttaGGCACCAGCGCGTCCACACCGGagagaagccgttctcctgccccgagtgcgggaagggctttacccgctcctccacactgctgacccaccggcgggtccacacgggggagaggccattcagttgccccgagtgcaggaaggccttcagtgattcctctgccctgctgaagcaccagcgagtccacactggggagaggcccttcagctgccctgagtgcgggaagaggTTTACATTTTCgcgcaacttgcggaagcaccagcgggggcaccagcgctcacAACAATCAGATTCTGCCGCTGATGGTGCCATGAGTCCCCCCCAGGACTGA
- the LOC140460577 gene encoding uncharacterized protein: protein MEKPEETQPVEKPWKCGDCGKDFRVPSVLAAHQCNHTGKRPFSCPERAKGFTCSCVLLAHQQTHTGERTSYCSMCGKGFTWVDNLQTHQRFHTGERLFSCHECGKAFSNSSDLLKHQRVHTGERPFSCPECGKAFSDSSNLLRHRRVHTGERPFSCPECGKAFSNSSNLLAHQQVHTGERPFSCPECGKAFSKSSNLLAHQRVHTGERPFSCPECGKAFSNSSDLLRHRRIHTGERPFACPECGKAFSNSSDLLSHRRVHTRERPFSCPECGKGFTRSSKLLAHQWVHTGEKPFACPDCGRRFTLSCNLQRHQRGHQCIQQSDSTSDAAVGHPQG, encoded by the coding sequence atggagaaacccgaggaaaCACAACCTGTTgagaaaccatggaagtgtggcgactgtgggaaggACTTCCGTGTCCCATCTGTCCTGGCGGCTCATCAGTGCAATCACACTGGGaagaggccgttctcctgccccgagcGGGCGAAGGGCTTTACCTGCTCTTGTGTCCTGCTGGCCCACCAGCAGACACACACTGGTGAGAGGACGTCTTACTGCTCCATGTGCGGGAAAGGGTTCACTTGGGTGGACAACCTCCAGACCCACCAGCGattccacacaggggagaggctctTCAGTTGCCACGAGTGCGGgaaagccttcagcaattcctccgacctgctgaagcaccagcgagtccacacgggggagaggccattcagctgccccgaatgcgggaaagccttcagcgactcctccaacctgctgaggcaccggcgggtccacacgggggagaggcccttcagctgcccagagtgtgggaaggccttcagcaattcctccaacctgctggcccatcagcaggtccacacgggggagaggcccttcagctgcccagagtgtgggaaggccttcagtaaatcctccaacctgctggcccatcagcgggtccacacgggggagcggcccttcagctgcccagagtgcgggaaggcctttagcaattcctctgacctgctgagacaccggcgaatccacacgggggagaggccattcgcctgccctgagtgtggtaaggccttcagcaattcctctgacctgttgtcccaccggcgggtccacaccagggaaaggccattcagctgccccgagtgtgggaaggggttcaccCGCTCCTCCAAACTGCTGgcccaccaatgggtccacactggggagaagccgtTTGCCTGCCCCGACTGTGGGCGGAGGTTCACATTGTCCTGCAACTTGCAgaggcaccagcgggggcaccagtgcATCCAACAATCAGATTCCACCAGTGATGCTGCAGTGGGTCACCCACAGGGCTGA